A section of the Eublepharis macularius isolate TG4126 chromosome 1, MPM_Emac_v1.0, whole genome shotgun sequence genome encodes:
- the TWIST2 gene encoding twist-related protein 2: MEESSCSTVSPVDSLGNHEEKRERRAKRCGRKRRDSKKSREDGSPNPGKRGKKAIPSVQSYEELQSQRILANIRERQRTQSLNEAFAALRKIIPTLPSDKLSKIQTLKLAARYIDFLYQVLESGEMDAKITSCSYASHERLSYAFSVWRMNGPWPLSTSHELVSGES, translated from the coding sequence ATGGAAGAAAGTTCTTGTTCTACTGTTTCTCCGGTGGATAGCTTGGGGAACCATGAAGAGAAACGGGAGAGGCGGGCAAAACGGTGTGGAAGGAAGAGAAgagatagtaaaaagtccagggAAGATGGAAGCCCAAACCCAGGCAAAAGGGGAAAGAAGGCCATCCCAAGTGTCCAGTCCTATGAGGAGCTCCAAAGCCAAAGGATTCTTGCTAATATCCGAGAGAGGCAGAGGACTCAGTCGCTCAACGAAGCTTTCGCAGCCCTGAGGAAAATCATCCCAACGTTGCCTTCTGACAAGCTGAGTAAAATCCAgaccctcaaactagctgccaggtACATAGACTTCCTTTACCAGGtactggagagtggagagatggATGCCAAGATCACCAGCTGCAGTTACGCCTCTCATGAGAGGCTCAGTTATGCCTTTTCGGTGTGGAGGATGAACGGACCTTGGCCACTGTCTACCTCACACGAACTAGTATCAGGGGAAAGCTAA